DNA sequence from the Phycisphaeraceae bacterium genome:
TGCGTGGCCTCACGCTGACCCAGGCGCCTCAGCCGATGGGAGTGGGGGGGAAGCACGTGAGCCTGCTGGTGCGTGCGTCGGGTGGCCGCGCCGGTGACCGTCAACTCCGCCTTGTCGCGTTCAACTGGGGCGATCGTCGCGACGGCCTTCGCGCCGGGTCCGGCGTCGACGTAGTGGTCGAGCCCAAGATCAACACATGGAACGGAAGGCAATCGGTCGAAGGCGAGCTGCGCGACCTGGCCCTGAGCACTTGATGCAGCATGCCTTACCGCACCCGTTGCGGCGACCATGCGACCACGTCGAGCCGCTTCGCAAAGTGCAGCACCGGGGCGGGGCTCGGCAGCCTGCCGAGGTCGATCCCGAGAGGAGCCGTCATCGTGTTCATCTCAACGTGGGCCTCTGCCAGTTGCAGCGGCCATGGCGCGTGATGAATCTCCGCCCGGTACACACGCGATCGCCGGTCAGCCGCATACAGCCGATACCGGTCGGTGAAGAACGACTCGACCGATCCCGCCGCGGCCGAGAACGGCTCCGACACCGGCCGGTACCGGGCACGGAGGCCGGCCGGGTGCTCGCGGCGATGGGTCCGGACTGTCTCGTACTCGATCCAACCGTCCGCACGGCCCGAGCCGACCGCCCGGCAGCACATCCTGGCGTTCATATACCTCAAGTGGAACCGCCAGCGGGCCATGGCAACGGCGACCGGGTTGGCCGCGTCAAGGCTGAAGAAGTACACCCCCGGGCTTGGCCGCGAGGGCCCGTCCAGGCGAACGTACGTCCGGACGTTGATCTCGGGGAACGCCCCGAGCCACGGCAGCGCCGGAGCAAACCGGGGACGCACGCCGGACATGCGAAACGGCACCACGGCAAGCCAGGCTCGGCCCTGGGCGTCCGTGTCGATCACCAATCCCTCGGGTACATGCGGCCTGAGGGCGTCAGGAGATACCGGCCAGTGCATGAAGAGCAGGTCGTGCCACGTCATGGCCATCGCCCATGGGCCGCTGGGAGGCGGGTAAGGGCGACCGGTATGTGAGCTACGGTCCACGGGCATTGCGTGCACGGCCACATCTCGCCCCGCCGCCGAACCAGACTCTGGACCAGACGGTACCAAGTTCGCCCGGCGGGCGAAGAGCTCGGTGCCGGGGGTGCAAACGCGACGCTACCATGCGTTCGGGGAGGCCGGAACGGGGCTCGGGGTGGCTGGAGAGGCTCGATGCGCACGAGGCAGATGATCCTGATGCTCACGCTCGTCTTCCTGCTGGGGGTCTTTGTGAGCGGAATGACGCAGCCTTCGGGACGAAATGGCTACACGTTCCTGGATCCGCTCATCGAGGTCTACCAGATCGTTCAGGACAACTATGTCGACAAGCCCGACAACCTGAAACTGCAGACCGCCGCGATCAACGGGATGCTCGAGGCCCTCGATGATCCCTACACGCAGTACATCCCCCCGGCCGATCGGGCCGCCTTCCAGAAGGAGATGACCCAGCAGTTCGTGGGCATCGGCGCCGAGGTCAACACGCAGGGGGGGTACCTGACAATCGTGTCGCCCCTCGAAGACTCCCCGGCTTACAACGCCGGGATCAAAGCCGGGGACCGCGTCCTCGAGATCGAGGGCGTCTCGACGTTCAATGTCCCCATCGATGAGTGCATCGCGAAACTCACGGGCAACCCCGGCGAGCCGGTGCATCTCCTCGTAGAGCGGGGTGGACCGGGCGGCCTGCAGATTCCGTTCACCATCGTCCGGGACAAGATCGTCGTCAAGGCGGTCAAGGGGTTGCACCGCACCGACGGCGGCACCAAGTGGGACTTTGTCATCGATCCCGAACGTCACATCGGCTATGTGCGGCTCACCCAGTTCACCCCGACCGCCGCACGCGAGTTCGCCAACGCCCTGACCGAACTCAACGCCGACAAGGCGGGGACCGACGGGGGCCTCAAGGGGCTGATCATCGACCTCCGCGGCGACCCGGGCGGCGTGCTCGACGCCGCGCTCGCGATCGCCGACCTGTTCATCAAGGACGGCGTCATTGCATCGGTCAAGGGACGTGGGAACAACGAGGATGTCTACCGGGCCAAGGCCGACGGCACGCTGCCGGACTTTCCTATCGCGATCCTGGTGAACGGGCAGAGCGCCTCGGCGAGCGAGATTGTCGCCGGCGCGCTCTCCGATCACGATCGCGCGGTTGTCGTCGGGACGCGAACGTTCGGCAAGGGACTGGTACAGGCGGTGCAGAGCCTGCGGAAGGCCGAAGGAGGGCAAATCAAGTACACCGCACAGCGGTACTACC
Encoded proteins:
- a CDS encoding DUF2071 domain-containing protein, translating into MAMTWHDLLFMHWPVSPDALRPHVPEGLVIDTDAQGRAWLAVVPFRMSGVRPRFAPALPWLGAFPEINVRTYVRLDGPSRPSPGVYFFSLDAANPVAVAMARWRFHLRYMNARMCCRAVGSGRADGWIEYETVRTHRREHPAGLRARYRPVSEPFSAAAGSVESFFTDRYRLYAADRRSRVYRAEIHHAPWPLQLAEAHVEMNTMTAPLGIDLGRLPSPAPVLHFAKRLDVVAWSPQRVR
- a CDS encoding S41 family peptidase, which produces MRTRQMILMLTLVFLLGVFVSGMTQPSGRNGYTFLDPLIEVYQIVQDNYVDKPDNLKLQTAAINGMLEALDDPYTQYIPPADRAAFQKEMTQQFVGIGAEVNTQGGYLTIVSPLEDSPAYNAGIKAGDRVLEIEGVSTFNVPIDECIAKLTGNPGEPVHLLVERGGPGGLQIPFTIVRDKIVVKAVKGLHRTDGGTKWDFVIDPERHIGYVRLTQFTPTAAREFANALTELNADKAGTDGGLKGLIIDLRGDPGGVLDAALAIADLFIKDGVIASVKGRGNNEDVYRAKADGTLPDFPIAILVNGQSASASEIVAGALSDHDRAVVVGTRTFGKGLVQAVQSLRKAEGGQIKYTAQRYYLPSGRLIQRTDQSDTWGVDPTPGFYIPMTEDEQLARLLARRDRDILVGPQATPPEGEPPAESAGAKPAEPAQWTDPNWIETELKDKQLAGALKAMQARIDSGQWTPLNSTTQQSEKINLAEKHQLEVGRERILRELARVERRLQTLDAVEVGDATTQTPLTDLWPNEIDLVGGHMDVFDKSGNLIRSLDITGPNLERWLIDADVKPIVPEPAPAPTGSEPKS